The DNA region TGAAGGAGGTCCTGATTTCATGATCGACGTTTCCGTGGTCGTCCCGGTCTTCAACGAGGAGGAGAACTTTCCCGAACTGTTGGAGCGCTGTCTCGCCGCCTGCGAGGCCATGGGCCGATCTTTTGAACTGGTTTTCGTGGACGACGGCAGTTCAGACGCCTCCCGAAGCATGATCGAGGAAGCCGCTGCCAGACATCCCGAACGGGTCATCGGCATCCTCCTCAACCGGAACTACGGCCAGCACTCGGCCATCATGGCCGGGTTCGCCCAGGCCCGGGGGGAGATCGTCATCACCCTGGACGCCGACCTCCAGAACCCTCCCGAGGAAATCCCCAGATTGGTCACGGCCATGGCTCCGGGCGTCGATGTTGTCGGGTCCGTCCGGGCCCATCGTCAGGACACCCTGTTCCGCCGCACGGCCTCGGCCATGGTCAACCGCATGGTCCGCCACTACACCGGTGGGGACATGCGCGACTACGGATGCATGCTCCGGGCCTATCGTCGGCGCATCGTCCAGGCCATGCTCGACTGCCACGAACGCTCGACCTTCATCCCTATTCTGGCCAACACCTTCGCCAGCAAAACGGCCGAAATCGAAGTGGATCACGCCCAGCGCAAGGCCGGAGAATCCAAGTATAGTCTCTGGAAACTCGTCAACCTGCACTTCGACCTGTTGACCAGCATGTCCACGGCCCCCCTTCGCATCCTGAGCATGACCGGAGCTCTCATCGCCGCTCTGGGCGTGTTCCTGGGCCTCTTTCTGCTCCTCATGCGTCTGATCATGGGCCCCGAATGGGCCGTGGGTGGTGTTTTCACCTTGTTCGCCCTTCTCTTTGTCTTCAGCGGCCTGCAGTTC from Deltaproteobacteria bacterium includes:
- a CDS encoding glycosyltransferase, which encodes MIDVSVVVPVFNEEENFPELLERCLAACEAMGRSFELVFVDDGSSDASRSMIEEAAARHPERVIGILLNRNYGQHSAIMAGFAQARGEIVITLDADLQNPPEEIPRLVTAMAPGVDVVGSVRAHRQDTLFRRTASAMVNRMVRHYTGGDMRDYGCMLRAYRRRIVQAMLDCHERSTFIPILANTFASKTAEIEVDHAQRKAGESKYSLWKLVNLHFDLLTSMSTAPLRILSMTGALIAALGVFLGLFLLLMRLIMGPEWAVGGVFTLFALLFVFSGLQFIGMGLLGEYLGRTYSDVRARPRYIVDHIVGRKSAAKTKTQDCP